In one Neobacillus sp. WH10 genomic region, the following are encoded:
- a CDS encoding PTS transporter subunit EIIC has protein sequence MSGENKILAEKILEQLGGPANVGNYTHCMTRLRVTPNDESKVNKAAIKKIDGVLGVVEEETLQIILGPGKVNRVTEEFGKLIDAAGGINLKDRAATKKAEINQKNATPFKLFLRKISSIFIPLIPALVASGLITGVTKAIIQAGWLAGDSQLATILSVIGSGLFGYLGILVGINAAKEFGGSPALGALAGILIINPAVAGIKLFGSELLPGRGGLIGVLFAAIFIALVEKRVRRYVPQSLDLFITPTVALLVTGIVTYLVFMPLGGFVSDIITKGLTSLLDVGGVVAGFVLGATFLPLVVTGLHQGLTPIHLELINSTGIDPLLPILAMGGAGQVGAAFAIYFKTKKTRLKRAIGGGLPAGILGIGEPLIFGVTLPLGRPFLTACLGAGVGGAFQAAFHVATNAIGVSGLPLSFLVVNGQVLLYLAGVLIAYAAGFAFTYLFGFKDEMAGEFD, from the coding sequence ATGTCTGGAGAGAATAAAATTTTAGCGGAAAAGATTCTTGAACAATTAGGCGGGCCAGCAAATGTTGGCAATTACACACATTGTATGACAAGACTTCGTGTAACACCAAACGATGAGTCGAAAGTCAATAAGGCCGCTATTAAGAAAATTGACGGGGTACTTGGGGTTGTTGAAGAAGAGACATTACAAATTATTTTGGGACCTGGAAAAGTAAATAGAGTGACAGAAGAGTTTGGTAAATTAATAGATGCTGCTGGCGGGATTAACTTAAAAGATAGGGCTGCAACTAAAAAGGCAGAAATTAACCAAAAGAATGCCACTCCATTTAAGCTGTTTTTACGAAAAATCTCTAGTATTTTTATCCCATTAATTCCAGCACTTGTAGCATCAGGGTTGATTACTGGGGTAACAAAGGCGATCATCCAGGCAGGCTGGCTGGCTGGGGATTCACAACTTGCTACGATTTTATCTGTTATCGGCAGTGGACTATTTGGTTACCTTGGGATTTTAGTTGGTATTAATGCAGCGAAAGAATTTGGCGGGTCACCAGCACTTGGAGCACTTGCCGGTATTTTAATTATTAACCCTGCTGTTGCTGGAATTAAGTTGTTCGGGTCGGAATTGCTTCCTGGACGTGGGGGTTTAATTGGCGTTCTATTTGCGGCCATCTTTATTGCCCTTGTTGAAAAACGAGTTCGTCGTTATGTGCCACAATCTCTTGATCTATTTATAACACCAACGGTTGCTTTATTGGTTACTGGTATTGTTACTTATCTTGTATTTATGCCGCTTGGTGGTTTTGTTTCAGATATTATCACTAAAGGATTAACCTCTTTACTTGATGTTGGCGGTGTTGTAGCAGGATTCGTCCTTGGGGCAACCTTCCTGCCGCTCGTTGTTACGGGTTTACATCAGGGTTTAACACCAATACACCTTGAGTTAATTAATTCAACTGGTATCGACCCGCTTCTTCCCATCTTAGCAATGGGCGGTGCAGGCCAGGTTGGTGCTGCGTTTGCCATTTATTTTAAAACAAAGAAAACTCGCTTAAAAAGAGCGATTGGCGGAGGACTGCCTGCAGGAATTCTTGGAATTGGTGAACCGCTTATTTTCGGTGTAACGTTACCATTAGGACGTCCATTCTTAACGGCTTGTTTAGGAGCTGGTGTAGGCGGAGCCTTTCAGGCAGCTTTCCATGTCGCAACCAATGCTATAGGTGTATCTGGTTTGCCACTCTCCTTCCTTGTGGTAAATGGTCAGGTTCTTCTTTATTTAGCAGGCGTATTAATTGCCTACGCGGCTGGGTTCGCATTTACTTATCTATTTGGTTTCAAAGATGAGATGGC
- a CDS encoding MurR/RpiR family transcriptional regulator translates to MAAGGLKMIQNMLEQLPASERKIAEFILENPHSILNNTVNDIGIQANTSGAAVIRLCKSLGLNGFQDLKVRIAGDLVKPVEQGYRDIEPGESFFSIVQKTTSNSIQSIRDSEEIINYDELEHAVQTLLPAQNVHFFGIGASNIIAKDAQQKFLRIHKNATAFTDTHLVATLIANANKDDVVFGISHSGETAEVSKVMSLAKERGVKTISLTKYGQSSVSSLADIKLFTSYSGEAPFRSAATSSRLAQLYIIDILFLSMATVQYEKTINSIDQTREAIRFIKEGK, encoded by the coding sequence GTGGCAGCAGGTGGTTTAAAAATGATTCAGAATATGCTTGAACAGCTTCCAGCTTCTGAACGAAAAATTGCAGAATTTATTCTTGAAAATCCTCATAGTATTTTAAACAATACTGTCAATGACATCGGAATTCAAGCGAATACTAGTGGGGCAGCCGTTATTCGGCTCTGTAAGTCCTTAGGATTAAACGGGTTTCAAGATTTAAAAGTAAGAATTGCCGGGGATTTAGTAAAGCCTGTCGAGCAAGGGTACCGTGACATTGAACCAGGTGAATCCTTTTTCTCCATCGTTCAGAAGACAACGAGTAATAGTATCCAAAGCATTCGTGATTCGGAAGAGATCATCAATTATGATGAATTGGAACATGCTGTTCAAACCTTGTTGCCTGCTCAAAATGTTCATTTTTTTGGAATTGGCGCTTCTAATATTATCGCGAAGGATGCACAGCAAAAATTCCTTCGGATTCATAAAAATGCAACCGCTTTTACAGATACCCACCTTGTAGCTACCTTGATTGCTAATGCTAATAAGGATGATGTGGTGTTCGGAATCTCTCACTCCGGAGAAACAGCAGAGGTTAGTAAGGTTATGTCTCTAGCAAAAGAGCGCGGCGTGAAAACGATTAGTTTAACAAAATACGGACAATCATCCGTCTCATCGCTCGCTGATATTAAACTGTTTACCTCGTATTCTGGGGAGGCACCGTTTCGAAGCGCAGCAACGTCATCACGCCTTGCGCAGCTATATATAATTGATATTTTGTTTTTGTCGATGGCAACCGTTCAGTATGAGAAAACGATTAACTCGATTGATCAAACAAGGGAAGCCATTCGGTTTATCAAAGAGGGGAAATAA
- the murQ gene encoding N-acetylmuramic acid 6-phosphate etherase, whose protein sequence is MEEKLELLTTESRNEHSMQIDTANPMDILRIMNEQDQLVALAVKEVLPDVEAAVQFVFESFQNGGRLIYLGAGTSGRLGVLDAVECPPTFSTDPEMVQGIIAGGEGAFLKAVEGAEDDPELGVSNLKALGLTKNDTVIGIAASGRTPYVIGALRYARSIGAKTVALSCNKNAAISQEADQSIEVIVGPEVLTGSTRLKSGTAHKMILNMISTSSMILLGKAYENLMVDVHVSNQKLKERAIGIIRKITGVSYDMALETLEQADLQVKTAIVMIKTNTTKQEAEQLLAKANGYVKRAIQIVKK, encoded by the coding sequence ATGGAAGAAAAACTCGAATTATTAACGACAGAATCGAGAAACGAACATTCTATGCAGATAGATACAGCAAACCCAATGGATATATTACGCATCATGAATGAGCAGGATCAATTGGTGGCATTAGCGGTAAAGGAAGTTTTACCTGATGTCGAGGCAGCAGTTCAATTTGTATTTGAATCCTTTCAAAACGGTGGGCGCTTAATCTATTTAGGTGCAGGCACAAGCGGCCGATTAGGGGTGCTTGATGCAGTTGAATGTCCGCCGACATTCAGCACTGATCCTGAAATGGTACAAGGAATTATCGCAGGAGGAGAAGGAGCCTTCTTAAAAGCAGTGGAAGGAGCGGAGGACGATCCGGAGCTTGGTGTCAGCAACTTGAAAGCATTGGGGCTGACGAAAAATGATACCGTTATTGGTATTGCTGCCAGCGGCCGGACACCATATGTGATTGGAGCCCTTCGATATGCACGAAGCATCGGCGCGAAAACCGTTGCCCTTTCCTGCAATAAAAATGCGGCGATTAGCCAGGAAGCCGATCAGAGCATCGAGGTAATTGTCGGTCCAGAGGTCCTTACAGGTTCAACTCGGTTGAAATCAGGAACTGCGCATAAAATGATTTTGAATATGATTTCCACCTCTTCGATGATTCTGTTAGGGAAAGCCTATGAAAATTTGATGGTTGATGTTCATGTGAGCAATCAGAAATTAAAGGAACGGGCGATTGGCATCATTCGCAAAATTACCGGTGTTTCTTATGACATGGCATTAGAGACATTAGAGCAGGCGGATTTACAAGTGAAAACAGCCATTGTCATGATTAAGACGAATACAACAAAACAGGAAGCAGAACAATTATTAGCAAAGGCAAATGGTTATGTAAAAAGAGCCATTCAAATAGTTAAAAAATGA
- a CDS encoding Cof-type HAD-IIB family hydrolase, with protein sequence MKYSLLATDLDGTLLNDQKEIDVETIEAIQEYRRRGGKVVICSGRSPLSTKWIANTIGLKGEPIIAYNGAIMLDEKGEVKEQAVFQHESLLQFWEICEAEGIYAHFYEGDTLLVPTVNKWNENWIENNIPSLEKSGGRLKDCESFRKNCKVKVIDHFYQYMKENQPKITKIAVFDDGDRLTDFSKQIIEQVEDMEISSSFNFINLEISPSGVTKAAGLLKLTEQQGISITQTAAIGDNYNDSLMLSVAGLGIAMGNAPEKVKLVADQVTGNNNEAGVAMAIRRYLLD encoded by the coding sequence TTGAAATATTCACTATTAGCCACTGATCTGGATGGTACATTATTAAACGATCAAAAAGAGATTGACGTTGAAACGATCGAAGCCATTCAAGAGTACCGCAGACGAGGAGGGAAGGTAGTGATTTGCAGCGGGCGTTCACCGCTTTCAACAAAATGGATTGCCAATACCATCGGCCTAAAGGGAGAGCCGATCATTGCTTACAATGGTGCGATCATGCTTGATGAGAAAGGAGAGGTGAAAGAGCAAGCTGTATTTCAGCACGAATCACTTTTACAATTCTGGGAAATATGTGAGGCGGAAGGCATTTATGCCCATTTTTATGAAGGAGATACGCTGCTGGTTCCGACAGTAAATAAATGGAACGAGAACTGGATAGAGAATAATATTCCTAGCCTTGAAAAATCAGGCGGCAGGCTTAAAGACTGTGAAAGTTTTCGAAAAAACTGCAAGGTTAAGGTCATAGATCATTTTTATCAATATATGAAAGAAAATCAGCCTAAGATTACTAAAATAGCGGTATTTGATGACGGGGATCGGCTTACTGATTTTTCAAAGCAGATTATTGAACAGGTTGAGGATATGGAAATTAGCAGCAGCTTCAATTTCATTAATTTAGAGATTTCCCCAAGCGGTGTCACAAAGGCAGCTGGCCTGTTAAAGCTAACGGAGCAGCAGGGTATCTCGATCACGCAAACGGCTGCCATTGGCGATAATTATAATGACTCACTAATGCTCTCCGTTGCCGGACTTGGGATTGCTATGGGGAATGCACCGGAAAAGGTGAAACTAGTAGCAGATCAGGTGACGGGAAATAATAATGAAGCAGGCGTTGCAATGGCCATCCGCCGTTATTTGCTAGATTAG
- the glcD gene encoding glycolate oxidase subunit GlcD, with protein sequence MLSNEVKEKLISIVTKENFADSKTERLVYSYDATPNFQSMPDAVVSPRNTAEVSEILKICNKYKVPIVPRGSGTNLCAGTCPTEGGVVLLFKHMNNIIEIDEENLTITVQPGAVTLDMIQAIEEKGLFYPPDPSSMKISTIGGNINENSGGLRGLKYGVTRDYVIGLEAVLPNGDIIQTGGKLAKDVAGYDLTRLFVGSEGTLGVITEATLKLIPMPETRKTMLALYQDLNAAAKSVSKIIANKIIPTTLEFLDQPTLKVVEDFAQIGLPTNVQAVLLIEQDGPLEVVDRDMKKIAEVCKQENAVSIQTAATEEEADALRTARRSALSAIARLKPTTILEDATVPRSEISNMVKAINDISEKYQLTICTFGHAGDGNLHPTCATDARNHEEMERVENAFAEIFEKAIELGGTITGEHGVGAMKAPYLEWKLKAEGIAAMKAIKQAFDPNNIMNPGKVFAKDSKKRVVITR encoded by the coding sequence ATGCTTTCGAATGAAGTAAAAGAAAAACTGATATCTATTGTAACCAAGGAAAATTTCGCTGATTCCAAAACAGAACGTTTAGTCTACTCATATGATGCAACACCAAACTTCCAGTCTATGCCGGATGCCGTAGTCAGCCCGCGCAATACAGCAGAAGTTTCGGAAATCCTGAAGATTTGTAATAAATATAAAGTTCCGATTGTACCGCGCGGCTCGGGTACCAACCTGTGTGCTGGAACATGTCCTACCGAGGGAGGGGTTGTTCTTCTTTTTAAACATATGAACAACATCATAGAAATTGACGAAGAAAACCTAACGATTACCGTACAGCCTGGTGCCGTCACACTTGATATGATTCAGGCCATTGAAGAAAAGGGTCTATTTTATCCTCCTGACCCAAGTTCAATGAAAATCTCGACCATTGGCGGCAACATCAATGAGAACTCCGGCGGATTACGCGGCCTCAAATATGGTGTAACGAGAGATTATGTCATTGGTTTAGAGGCGGTATTACCGAATGGCGATATCATCCAAACTGGCGGCAAGCTGGCAAAGGATGTCGCAGGTTATGACTTAACGCGACTTTTTGTCGGCTCAGAAGGAACGCTTGGTGTCATTACGGAAGCAACATTAAAACTCATTCCGATGCCGGAAACACGGAAGACCATGCTTGCTCTTTATCAAGATCTTAATGCTGCTGCCAAATCTGTTTCAAAGATTATTGCCAATAAAATCATTCCGACCACACTGGAGTTCCTTGATCAGCCAACATTAAAGGTGGTCGAAGACTTTGCGCAAATCGGCCTGCCTACCAATGTGCAAGCTGTGCTCCTAATTGAGCAGGACGGTCCTCTTGAAGTTGTTGACCGTGATATGAAAAAAATCGCAGAAGTGTGTAAGCAGGAGAATGCCGTTTCAATTCAGACGGCCGCTACGGAAGAGGAAGCCGATGCCCTAAGAACCGCACGGCGGTCGGCACTTTCAGCCATCGCCCGTTTGAAGCCGACTACCATTCTCGAGGACGCAACAGTTCCAAGGTCCGAAATTTCCAATATGGTTAAGGCCATTAATGACATTAGTGAAAAATATCAGCTGACGATTTGTACCTTTGGCCATGCAGGTGATGGGAATCTCCACCCAACGTGTGCGACCGATGCAAGAAACCATGAAGAAATGGAACGCGTTGAAAACGCATTTGCCGAAATTTTTGAAAAGGCAATTGAACTAGGCGGAACTATTACCGGAGAACACGGGGTCGGAGCCATGAAGGCTCCATATCTTGAATGGAAGCTGAAGGCAGAAGGAATCGCCGCGATGAAGGCAATCAAGCAAGCGTTTGATCCTAATAACATTATGAATCCAGGGAAGGTTTTTGCCAAAGACAGTAAGAAACGTGTGGTGATCACAAGATGA
- a CDS encoding (Fe-S)-binding protein, with protein sequence MTTVQEQEKIQEQFKARMNEDELLNCMRCGFCLPTCPTYIESGYKESHSPRGRIALMKAVVDGMIEPDEDFERSLELCLGCRACEPVCPSGVNYGHLLEDARDIINQNKKHSLPVRAVRKTVFQGLFPYPERMRWTVGMLGFYQRSGIQTIARKIGFLGLLPESLATMEKVLPNVPTMKEMKNRPKYLPAIAEKVHRVAFFSGCLMDTMFMKTNDSTMKLLQLAGCDVVIPKNQNCCGALHGHSGEKQTAKDLAKRNIMAFEDLDVDFIITNAGGCGAFLIDYDHLLKDDPDWRDRAKAFKERIKDISEVLAEVNFHKKVELELPRQVITYQDSCHLRNVMKTASAPRVLLQAIQEAEYKEMKEADRCCGSAGIYNIVESEMSMVMLDYKMNQAKATCATTIVTANPGCLLQMQLGIEREGLSSKMRAVHIVDLLMEAVRKGKRG encoded by the coding sequence ATGACAACGGTTCAAGAACAAGAAAAGATTCAAGAACAATTTAAAGCACGGATGAACGAGGATGAATTGCTAAACTGTATGCGATGCGGCTTTTGCCTGCCAACTTGCCCAACCTATATCGAATCAGGCTATAAAGAATCGCATTCACCTCGGGGAAGAATCGCCTTAATGAAAGCGGTTGTAGACGGGATGATTGAACCGGATGAGGATTTCGAACGATCACTTGAACTTTGCCTAGGGTGCCGGGCCTGTGAACCCGTTTGTCCCTCAGGAGTCAATTATGGCCATTTATTAGAAGATGCAAGGGATATTATTAATCAAAATAAGAAGCATTCTTTACCTGTAAGGGCCGTCAGAAAAACGGTTTTTCAAGGGTTATTCCCGTACCCTGAGCGCATGCGGTGGACGGTCGGCATGCTTGGCTTCTATCAGCGCTCCGGAATCCAAACGATTGCCCGAAAAATCGGCTTTTTAGGCCTTTTGCCGGAAAGCTTAGCGACAATGGAAAAAGTATTACCCAATGTGCCAACAATGAAAGAGATGAAAAATCGACCCAAATACCTGCCGGCAATTGCCGAAAAGGTTCACAGGGTTGCTTTTTTCAGCGGCTGTTTAATGGATACGATGTTCATGAAAACAAACGACTCAACGATGAAGCTGCTTCAGTTAGCCGGCTGTGATGTCGTGATTCCAAAGAATCAAAACTGCTGTGGGGCCTTGCATGGTCACAGCGGTGAAAAGCAAACCGCTAAGGACCTTGCCAAACGAAATATTATGGCCTTTGAAGATTTAGACGTGGATTTTATCATTACGAATGCCGGCGGCTGCGGTGCGTTTCTCATTGATTATGATCATTTATTGAAGGATGACCCTGATTGGCGGGACAGGGCAAAAGCTTTCAAAGAAAGAATAAAGGATATTTCCGAAGTATTAGCGGAGGTTAATTTTCATAAAAAAGTAGAATTAGAGCTTCCTAGACAGGTTATTACCTATCAGGATTCCTGCCACCTAAGGAATGTCATGAAAACAGCTTCAGCGCCAAGGGTTTTGCTTCAAGCAATCCAAGAGGCGGAATACAAAGAAATGAAAGAAGCTGATCGCTGCTGCGGTTCTGCCGGAATCTATAATATTGTCGAGTCCGAGATGTCGATGGTGATGCTCGACTATAAAATGAATCAGGCAAAAGCAACATGTGCAACCACCATTGTGACAGCCAATCCCGGCTGCCTCTTACAAATGCAGCTTGGCATTGAACGCGAGGGCTTATCCTCCAAAATGCGCGCTGTTCATATTGTGGATCTATTGATGGAAGCGGTAAGAAAAGGTAAGCGGGGTTAA
- a CDS encoding Lrp/AsnC family transcriptional regulator, with translation MQLSSVEIEILKIIEENHKLSVESIALMAMCSEETVRKTIEKLEYEKIIMSYPTLINWSKVEGQEGVIAMIDVKVTPKRGVGFDEVAERISRFPEVSSLYLMSGAYDLSITVEGKTMNQIAAFVSDKLSTIENVVSTTTHFMLKKYKHDGVSFNSGNDDKDRRMVVSP, from the coding sequence ATGCAGCTTAGCAGTGTGGAAATAGAAATTTTAAAAATCATTGAAGAGAATCATAAACTATCAGTAGAGTCGATCGCATTAATGGCCATGTGCAGCGAAGAAACGGTCAGAAAGACGATTGAAAAATTAGAGTACGAGAAAATAATTATGAGTTACCCTACTTTAATTAATTGGAGCAAAGTGGAAGGGCAGGAAGGCGTCATCGCCATGATTGATGTGAAGGTTACCCCTAAGCGTGGCGTTGGATTCGATGAAGTGGCCGAGAGAATCTCTCGTTTTCCTGAAGTGTCATCCTTATATCTCATGTCAGGTGCTTACGATTTGTCAATCACTGTAGAAGGAAAAACAATGAATCAAATCGCAGCCTTTGTCTCAGACAAACTATCAACCATAGAAAACGTCGTTTCTACCACTACCCATTTCATGCTAAAAAAATACAAACATGATGGTGTAAGTTTTAACAGTGGGAATGATGATAAAGACCGGAGGATGGTGGTTTCACCATGA
- a CDS encoding aminotransferase translates to MKHDYEHYLSQTAKELQPSGIRKFFDLAASMEDVISLGVGEPDFITPWSIREATILSLEQGFTSYTANAGLLELREEITTYLATRFGVHYNPNNQIIVTIGASQAIDLAFRAILNQGDEVLIVEPAFVSYAPLVAIAGGKPVAVSTSPVNGFKVTAEQIEAAITEKTKAILLCSPNNPTGSMLTKDELTEIAEIIQKYDLIVVSDEIYAELSYDEDFCSVAAIEGMYERTILINGFSKGFAMTGWRLGFLAAPKEFFEVMLKIHQYTTMCAPNMLQRGAVEALRNTYPEVESMRNSYRRRRNYVVQTLNQMGLECHTPGGAFYVFPSIRSTGLSSEQFAEELLMQEKVAVVPGHVFGESGEGYIRCSYATSMEQLQEALKRIQRFIEKKGVYADSQSEKVNAR, encoded by the coding sequence ATGAAACATGACTATGAGCACTATCTTTCACAAACAGCCAAGGAGCTCCAGCCCTCTGGGATTAGAAAATTTTTTGATTTAGCCGCTAGCATGGAGGACGTGATTTCATTAGGAGTCGGTGAACCGGACTTCATCACACCATGGAGCATTCGCGAAGCGACCATTTTATCGTTGGAGCAAGGCTTTACTTCCTACACAGCCAACGCCGGACTACTCGAATTAAGGGAAGAAATCACTACCTACTTAGCAACAAGATTTGGAGTTCATTACAACCCAAATAATCAAATTATTGTGACAATTGGAGCGAGCCAGGCAATTGATCTTGCCTTTCGCGCTATTTTGAATCAAGGCGATGAGGTTCTGATTGTCGAGCCTGCCTTCGTCTCATATGCTCCATTGGTGGCTATTGCCGGGGGGAAACCAGTTGCCGTTTCCACATCACCTGTAAATGGCTTTAAGGTTACAGCTGAACAAATCGAGGCTGCGATTACCGAAAAAACAAAAGCTATTTTGTTGTGCTCCCCAAACAATCCGACCGGTAGTATGTTAACAAAGGATGAACTGACTGAAATTGCCGAGATCATCCAAAAGTACGACTTAATCGTTGTATCCGATGAAATTTATGCGGAACTATCTTATGACGAAGACTTTTGTAGTGTTGCCGCGATTGAAGGTATGTATGAGCGGACGATTTTAATTAACGGTTTTTCCAAAGGTTTTGCAATGACGGGCTGGAGATTAGGCTTCCTGGCAGCACCGAAGGAATTTTTCGAGGTCATGCTAAAAATCCACCAATACACGACGATGTGTGCACCGAATATGCTTCAGCGCGGTGCCGTCGAGGCACTGCGTAATACCTATCCCGAAGTAGAGTCGATGCGAAACAGCTATCGCCGCAGACGGAACTATGTGGTACAAACTCTAAATCAAATGGGCCTAGAATGTCACACTCCCGGAGGCGCATTTTACGTCTTTCCTTCAATCCGTTCTACCGGCCTAAGCTCAGAACAATTTGCCGAGGAACTGTTGATGCAGGAAAAAGTAGCCGTCGTTCCCGGCCATGTTTTTGGTGAAAGTGGCGAAGGCTATATCCGCTGCTCCTACGCCACATCTATGGAACAGCTACAAGAAGCGTTAAAACGAATCCAGCGTTTTATTGAAAAGAAGGGCGTCTATGCCGACAGCCAGTCTGAAAAAGTTAATGCACGCTGA
- a CDS encoding protease inhibitor I9 family protein, protein MLKQGKLLLVACFLTVIAGAGVNFIQSTQEKEELNKGEEAMTTNVHIDPEIDLNSNKEITIIIHFKTKPARAAVELAKMKGVPLTLEQAEQEVKESHQRFQADVKKYLDGEHITYSITHSYTAAINGVAMRLPASAIQALLQSAEIEAIYANKEIKLIPPVKPS, encoded by the coding sequence ATGCTTAAACAAGGGAAGCTTTTACTAGTCGCCTGCTTTCTGACAGTAATAGCTGGCGCAGGGGTTAATTTTATCCAATCCACCCAGGAAAAAGAAGAACTAAATAAGGGAGAAGAGGCAATGACCACTAATGTTCACATTGATCCGGAAATTGATTTGAATAGTAACAAAGAGATTACCATTATTATTCATTTTAAAACAAAACCGGCAAGAGCAGCTGTTGAGCTGGCAAAAATGAAAGGTGTGCCCCTTACATTGGAACAAGCCGAGCAGGAAGTAAAAGAAAGCCATCAAAGGTTTCAAGCCGATGTGAAAAAATATTTAGATGGGGAGCATATTACATATTCGATAACCCACTCCTATACTGCCGCTATTAACGGCGTGGCAATGCGGCTGCCTGCCAGTGCGATACAAGCATTGCTACAATCAGCAGAAATTGAAGCTATATATGCTAATAAGGAAATCAAGTTGATTCCTCCAGTGAAGCCTTCTTAA
- the gpmA gene encoding 2,3-diphosphoglycerate-dependent phosphoglycerate mutase has translation MKKIVFIRHGQSLFNQENRFTGWVDIDLTDEGYNGAREAGAILKKNGFTFDAAHTSVLKRAIRTLWILLHEMDLVWIPIQKSWRLNERHYGGLQGMDKDEVMAKFGEEQVNEWRRSASVKPPVISVKNHLADQADPKYAGIGAENVPLTESLLDTEKRALVYWHEQIVPNLKQNKRIIISAHGNTLRALVKYLDHIPDDDVASLNIPNSTPLVYELDDDLEPIRHYYLTHDGKACEDTIPRHIDLSDPKNCDWLG, from the coding sequence TTGAAGAAAATCGTTTTTATTCGACATGGACAAAGCCTTTTTAATCAAGAAAATCGATTCACAGGCTGGGTGGATATCGATCTTACCGATGAGGGCTATAACGGGGCGCGTGAAGCGGGGGCAATTTTAAAGAAGAATGGATTTACCTTTGATGCAGCCCATACCTCCGTTCTAAAGCGTGCTATCCGAACGCTCTGGATTCTTCTGCATGAAATGGATTTAGTGTGGATTCCTATCCAGAAATCGTGGAGATTGAATGAGAGACATTATGGCGGTTTACAAGGTATGGACAAGGATGAGGTAATGGCCAAATTCGGAGAAGAACAGGTCAATGAATGGCGGCGGTCAGCCAGCGTCAAACCACCTGTCATTTCCGTAAAGAATCATCTAGCCGATCAAGCCGACCCCAAATATGCCGGAATTGGGGCAGAAAATGTTCCCTTAACTGAAAGCCTACTTGATACCGAAAAACGGGCATTAGTTTATTGGCACGAACAGATTGTTCCCAATCTAAAACAAAATAAACGAATTATCATCTCGGCACATGGAAATACCTTACGAGCACTTGTGAAATATCTCGATCATATTCCCGATGATGACGTGGCAAGCCTAAATATCCCAAACAGCACGCCGCTCGTCTATGAATTAGACGATGACCTAGAACCAATCAGACACTACTATCTTACCCACGACGGAAAAGCTTGTGAAGATACAATACCGCGGCATATCGATTTGAGCGATCCTAAAAATTGCGATTGGCTCGGGTAA